The proteins below are encoded in one region of Vespa velutina chromosome 21, iVesVel2.1, whole genome shotgun sequence:
- the LOC124956189 gene encoding cytochrome P450 4c21-like isoform X1: protein MKSIIGSGLFSTLAKLWNHHRKILNEVFLKKYLMSHMDVFVNHFVALMEKLETLVGEGIDVCHYAFRCTLDIIYDCLHQTPLNSQTDENCKLDESIY, encoded by the exons atgaaatcgaTTATCGGCAGTGGATTGTTTTCTACTTTAG CAAAATTGTGGAATcatcatagaaaaatattaaatgaagtctttcttaaaaaatatctaatgtCCCATATGGATGTATTCGTTAATCATTTTGTTGctttaatggaaaaattggAAACTTTAGTTGGAGAAGGAATAGACGTTTGCCATTACGCCTTTCGTTGTACATTGGACATAATATAtg ATTGTCTCCATCAAACTCCACTAAATTCGCAGACCGATGAGAATTGCAAACTAGATGAAtctatttattga
- the LOC124956189 gene encoding cytochrome P450 4c21-like isoform X2, whose product MKSIIGSGLFSTLAKLWNHHRKILNEVFLKKYLMSHMDVFVNHFVALMEKLETLVGEGIDVCHYAFRCTLDIIYV is encoded by the exons atgaaatcgaTTATCGGCAGTGGATTGTTTTCTACTTTAG CAAAATTGTGGAATcatcatagaaaaatattaaatgaagtctttcttaaaaaatatctaatgtCCCATATGGATGTATTCGTTAATCATTTTGTTGctttaatggaaaaattggAAACTTTAGTTGGAGAAGGAATAGACGTTTGCCATTACGCCTTTCGTTGTACATTGGACATAATATAtg TTTGA